The Flavobacterium johnsoniae genomic sequence TTCGTCTTTGATAATAGAGGGTTCGACTATTAATAAATCTTTAATATATGTTTCTTTAATTTTCATATACACTAAAATCTTTTTATTTTTTAAAGAAATTAAAAATGACTTTTTTTATTCTTTTCTTTTCTTCCCTTGTTAAATTCGATCCAGATGGTAAGCATAACCCCATTTTAAATAAATTCTCTGCAACTTCCCCTCCATAATAAGGGTATTTTTCAAAAATTGGCTGTAAATGCATTGGTTTCCATAGTGGTCTACTTTCAATGTTTTCTTTATCAAGCTCAATTCTTAAATCTTCAGTTCTTTTTCTGCTTTGTGGCAATATTAGAATTGCATTTAACCAATAAATAGATTGATAGTCCTCATTAAAAACTTGTAAAAGTTCTACATCTTCTATCTGATCAAAAATTTCATTATAAAATTTGTGATTTTCTTTTCTTCTAAGAATATTTTCATTTAGTACTTTTATTTGCCCTAATCCTACTCCAGCACAAATATTACTCATTCTGTAATTATATCCAATTTCGCTGTGTTGATAATGTGCCGCTGGATCTTTAGCTTGAGTTGAGTAAAAAATTGCTTTCTTTTTTTGGGAAAGATTTCTAGTAACCAAAGCTCCTCCGCTTGAAGTAGTAATAATTTTATTTCCATTAAATGAAAATATACTTAAATCACCAAAAGTACCACATTTTCTGCCTTTATAGCTACTTCCTAAGGCTTCAGCGCTATCTTCTATTACAGGAATGGAGTATTTATCTGCAATTGCATGAATTTCATCAACCTTATATGGATTACCATATAAATGAACAGCAATAATTGCTTTTGGTTTCTTCCCTTTTCTAATTCTATCTTTAATTGCTAATTCCAATTGTTGGGGGCAAATATTCCAAGTATCCGACTCGCTATCAACAAATACAGGAGTTGCTTTTTGATATAAGATAGGATTAGCAGAGGCTGAGAATGTCATACTTTGGCAAATAACCTCATCATCTTTATCAACACCTAATAAAATTAAGGCAAGATGTATTGCAGAGGTCCCTGAGTTTAAAGCCGACACAAAAGATTTTTCTCCTAAGTAATTTTCCAATACATTTTCAAACTCGTCAACATTAGAACCTCCAGTAGTAATCCATTGCGTAGTTAAAGCCTTTGCAATGTATTCTTTTTCGAATCCACTTTCTTGACATAGCGATAAATATATTCTTTCATTCATTAATAAGCCAATAATTAGAGGGATAACGAACACTATCCTCTTCTACATTAGTCAAAGGTAATGTTGTAAATGATATTAATTTTGAATTTGATTCCAAAAATTCAATAGCATTAGCATAACCTTCTGGAATATGAAGTATATTACTTTCATCTGGAGTAAGTAATATGTTGTCTATCTGTAAATCTTTCGAAGGAGATTCCCAGTTATCAATCTTAACAAAATGTACCCTTACTTTTCCATGAACGCAATAAAAAAATTTATTATCGATTTTGTGCCCTTGCCAACCTCTTAATGGGTATTCGTCTGAATTGCAAATAATATAAAATCGCTCAATAATATCAAACTTAAAATCATTAACAAACGAAATCTGCCCTCGTTCATCTCTATGAATCCCCCCTTTTATTAAATGAGGAAGTTTAATCTGTTTCAAGATATAGTTTCTTTATTATAAATTTTATTTAAATAAGGACTAAGTTAATATATTTTTAACAGTATCCACAATGTATTGCAGTTCTTCATTAGTCATATAAGGATATAATGGCAAAGAAACGTTTCCTGACCAAGTTAGCTCTGCATTTGGATAATCTTCTTTAATCAAGTTGTATCTTTCTTTGTAATAACTTAATTGATGAATTGGCTTGTAGTGTACAGAAGTACCAACACCTTGTTCTGACATTTTTTCTATAAATTCATTTCTCGAAATTGAAGATTTTTCGTTCAGTACAATTGGAAATAAATGCCAAGCATGATCTTCTAATTTATCATTACATATTGGTAAATCTATCATAGATAAATCTTTCAATTTTTCATAATAAAACTCTACAGCTTTTTGTCTTTCGGATCTAAACAATTCCGCTTTCTCTAGCTGACCTAAACCAATTGCTGCAGCTAAATCAGGCATATTATACTTGTATCCTGCATCGATGACATCATATTCCCATGACGGGGTTTTCGATGTAAATCGATCCCATATATCCCTGTTGATTCCATGCAAACGCATAGTTTTTACTCTTTTATATATGTTTTCGTCATTAGTCACCAACATTCCTCCTTCACCTGTTGTTATTGTTTTATTTGCGTAAAAGCTAAAACAAGTTATATCTCCAAAATTACCAACCAATTGTCCGTCCTTTCGAGTTGGAAATGCATGAGCAGCATCTTCCATAATTTTTATTCCATGACGATTACAAATCTCAATTAATTCTTTAATTTGAGCAGCTTGACCACCATAGTGAACAACAATTAATAACTTAATATCTTTATGTTTTTCTAAAGCTTTTTCTAAAATCTCTGGTGTAATCAAATTAGTACCATATTCTGTATCTATCGGAATTATTTCAGCACCAATATATCTTACTACTTCTCCAGTTGCTGCAAATGTCATACTTGGTATAAGTACTTTATCTCCAGCTTTTATCCCTAATGCATCAATTCCTAAATGTAAAGCCGCAGTACAAGAATTTACAGCGCAAGCATATTTCGCACCAATAAAATCAGCAAATTTCTTTTCAAACTCAAGTGTTTTACCTGCTGTTGTCAACCAGCCAGAATCTAATACTTCATTTAAATATTTTCTTTCACTATCTCCAATGAAAATTTTAGAAAAGGGAATTTTTGTTATTGTACTCATTTTACGATTATTTCTTTGATTGTTGTTAAAATAATTTTAGCATCTATTAAAATAGAATGATTTTCTACATAATCAATATACATTCTAAGTTTTTTAGGCAAAATTTCTTCTTTATATGTAAGTGTAGGGTTTTGAGAATTTGCTAATATCTCCTCCTCATTCCTAAACATTATTGATGCATTATCTGTTATACCTGGACGCATTCTATGAACAATTTCCCATTGGTCAGGAAAAATTTGTGTCCATTGTTGTACTTCTGGTCTTGGACCAACTAAAGACATATCGCCAATTAAAACATTGATTAATTGTGGTAATTCATCCAATTTAGTTTTACGTAATATACGCCCTAAAGGAGTAATACGAGAAGAATCGCCAGCATCAAAACTACCGTTAGTTTTTCCAGAGGCTACACTCATTGTTCTAAACTTAAATAGCTTAAATGGCTTTCCTTCTTTACCTACTCTAATCTGAATAAAAAATACAGGTCCAGGCATTTTAATTTTGATTAATAGCCCAATTAGAGTAAAGGGTATAATCAGAATTATTAAACCAATTAAAGAAAACAAAAAATCAATTATTCGTTTCATCTAACTTTTTTATCAATTTATACATATGCCTATTTGGGTAAGCTATGAAATCGTAATATACTTCATAACCAGATTTGTTATAAAATTTTACGACATTATCATTATTATTATAATCTGTAGTTAAGGCTATTTTTGATGCTGAGTGGCATTTCGCTTTTTTTTCAAATTCATCTAATAAAATTTTGCCGTAGCCCGATCCTTTAAGATCAGGCAACATAGCTATGGATAATAATTCTGCGTATTGTTTGTCGTCTTTTTTATCCGATTTTTTATTTATATTTTTAAATAGTCTGAAGATAACTTTCGGTCTACTTAATGAAACAAATAAAAGACTTTTAAAAAAAAGAAAGCTATTTTGAAACAAAAGTGTTTTATGATATCCAAGTGATTTACTTGTTCCTGTAGCAAATCCACATAGTTTTTCTTCATTATCAAATAAACCGATTCCAATACTTGTGTTGTTATTGATAGAAGCAGCATAATAAGTTTCGAGAAATTGTCTCCCTAAAGATGTTAAGAAAAAGTCTTTAAATGATTTTTCATGAACTTCCGCAATTTTTTTCACATCTGAGATATTTAAATCTCTTATTTTCATTTCTATTAATTTAAAATGTTAATTCCCTTCTTAGCTTTTCTGATATTTAACCTTCAAATCTGTTTATAAACTTAAAAAAGATTTTCTTACTGTTAGCCAACTCGGATAATATAATTTCTAGCTATTCTAATTACACTATGAAATCGTTTCCATAAACTTTCATTGTTAGGATAATCTACATAAGTTTTATTTGGTGATTTCATAATTACATCAAATTCGTCTTCAGAAAGACCTAATTTTTTAATTACATAATCTCTATCCTGATCTAACATATCCTTAGGTGCTGGTGGCTTGCTAATTTCAGCTAAAGCTTCATCTCTAGAGATTTGTCCTGAACAAACTAATGCTGATAAATATGATTTCCTTAAATCGTAACCAAATTTAACTGGCAAATAGAAAGCATGAAAGAATCTTGTAAATATAGACTCATAGTGTTTTCCTCCATAATCTTGCCATCCAAGTTCATCAATAAGTGTTTGCTTTGCCTCAGCTTTGTTATAAGGTATATAATTTAAAATAGGCACCCATCTAATTCCTCTTACTAATAAATAATCTACATAATCTAATGTTGACAAACTTGGATAAGTTTTCATCTTAACTTTTCCAAACTGGCGATGAAGTGACTTAATTAATTTCGAATCTTTGGAACCATATAACCATGATTCCGGCATGATAGATTCTGTAACGACATTATTCCCCGCAATGATATAAGGAATTTTCATTTTAGCAGCAGTCTTAATTAAAAGTGCCCAAATTGCATGATCGGTAGGAATTTCAATATTTGAAATTGAAGATTTCAAAAATGATGTTTGAATATCTCTAAATTCTTTCCAATCTAAAACACAAGTATCGAGATCAATATCTAAGCGTTTTACAATTTGCTCAACATTTGCTACTGCTAATTCTGTATTCCATCCATTATCAAGGTGTATAGCAAAAGCTCGAAGACCATATTTCTTTTTAATTATATAAGCTACGTATGAACTATCTACACCTCCGCTTAATCCAATCAAACAATCATATCTTGAATTTTTACCTTTACGTTTTATTTCTTCAATTAATTTTTCTAGTTTTTCTTCACCACCTTTATCTGTATGCACATCATTAACAAGTACATTATCATAATTATGGCAAAAATTACAAACTCCATCGTTATCGAATGTTATTTCTTTTGCCGTTTCATCCATTATACAACGGCTACAAACTTTTACTGTATTCATTTTTTTTGATTAATATGATTATTCTTTTAATTCTTGTTCAAGTTGATCAGCAGTAATATAACTTATCAATACAGCCCTATGCACTCCTTGAAAGACAAACATTGATCCTGCTGCAACGGCAGAAACGCCTGCTTTTATAGCTTTTATAAAATCTGTAATAGTACCGGCTCCTCCCACAGAAACAACAGGTATATCGAGCATTGCAGTAACTTTTCCTATGAGATCCAAGTCATATCCCTGCATTGTTCCATCTTTATCTATATTATTAATTACTAATTCGCCAAAACCTATTTCTTGAATTAATCTAATACAGCTATCCAGACTTATATTTTGTTTCTTTTTTCCACTATTTGAATAAATTTTGTAACTCCCCCAAATATCTTTTTTAACATCTATTGATGCAACAATACTTTGACTACCGTAAATTTTTATAGCTTCTTCAATTAATTCTTTGTTCTCAAAAATAACTGAATTTAAAATTACTTTCTCTACTCCTATATTAAATAGTTGCTCGATATGTCCCATTTTTGAAATACCTCCTCCATATCCAACAGGCATAAATGCTTCCGAAACAATTTCTTTAATCTCAATGAAATTTGGAGGTGTTCCATTTCTACTAGCACCAATATCCAATAATACTAATTCGTCAACTTCTTTTTTATTAAAAATTCTAACAGCATTAATTGGATCTCCAATGTATCTGTCTTTCGAAAACTTCACTGTCTTAACTAATCCTCCATCGTTTAACAATAGAATTGGTATTATTCTTGTCCTAAGCATCAATATTTTTCTAAAAAGTTTTTAAATAGACTAACTCCAAAACGATGGCTCTTTTCTGGATGAAATTGTGCTCCTATCAGATTATCAACTTGAAAAGAAGAGACAAAATCAAATCCGTATGTAGTTTTTGTAAGTATATCAATTTCATTTTGGCATTTTACAAAATAGGAATGGACAAAATAAAATCTAGAATCATCATCTAAGCCTTCCAAAATATCTGACGGCTTATTAACATGAATCCTATTCCATCCCATATGTGGAACTTTAAGTTTGGAATCTGTTCCAAAATCAAATTTTTTAACTTCTGCGTTAATAAATGAAAGACCTGGTAATGATCCTTCTTCACTAGATTCACACATAATTTGCATCCCTAGACATATTCCTAAAAAAGGCTTTTTCTTAACCAAAGCCATTTCCTTAAGTACATCCATCAAACCCAATTCTTTGATATTCGTCATAGCTCGATCAAAATGACCAACTCCAGGTAGAATAATTTTATCTGCATCTAAAATAACATTTGGTTCTGAGCTTATGATAGCTTTTACGCCCAAATATTTTAACATATTATCAATTGATCCGATATTTCCCATACCATAATCAATGATAACAACTTTTTGATTTTTATATTCCATTAGATGATTTTCTAAATTTGGCTAATCAATTCAATATACCGTTCAGTTAGCAACTTGTAATCATAATTCTGAGAAGCGTTTCTAGCATTAACACAAATTGCATGATATTCACTCTTATCCATTTTATAAAAAGACAAGATTGCATCTGCATATTCTTTGGAATTTTTAAATTCCTTTGCTATTCCAATATTAAACTTTTTAATAGGACAATAACTCATTTCTACGTTAGCACAAATGGGTTTTCCACTTGCCATATATTGAAAGGATTTACTTTGACTGCCACCGTAACGAAGAATTGAACTAGGCTTATAATTGAGAATATTTAATGAGCTTTTACTCAAAATATAAGGAACATATTTAAGCTCCACCCATTTTTGCTTAAAAACAACGTTTTCAATTTGGTTATCTTTGCAATATTGCTCTAAGGTTAGTCTGTCTTCTCCATCACCGTAAATTAAAAATTTAATATCAGTTACATCCTTTAAATGCTGAGCAGCTTCTACTAATTGCATAACGTTGTTAGCAAGTCGAATTGATCCAATATAAACAACTTTAAAAACATGATCATTTTCTAAATCATCATCTGCTATTTTATAATTTACTTTATTATAATCAAAATCTTCTAAATCTACTCCATTATTAATATAATGCACTCTATCGATATCTATTTTACCTCCTTGATCTATATCCCATTTTCTTTCTTTGATGTAATCTTTTCCTCCTTCCATTGAGAAAATAAGCAAATTAGCTTTTTTATAGAGCCAATTTTCAGCCCAATATGCAAGTTTTACTAATGGATTTTTTTTTGATACTAATCCATAAGCTACAAAAGATTCAGGCCATAAATCAACAATATCAACAATAAATTTGGCCTTAACTTTTTTAGCAACAAAATAAGTGATGTTGCCGAAAGGAACGGCAGCTATATGAGAAATAAAATCTGGTTTTTCAAAACGTGATGTAAACCACCATAGTCTAAAATAAAATTGTAAAATACTATAAATTCTAATTAAGCCATTAGAATTGTAATTAGATGTTCGAATATGAATAAACTTTTGTCCATTTTCATATTCAGCAAATTTATAAGGAGACTTATCTTCAATTAAATTAATATTAGTATTATGCAAAAAACTTCCACTTATAATTGTTACATCATAACCGTTCAAACGCAAATATTGTGCACGCTTAAGAGTTTGAATTCTTGCCTCATACTTAGGAGGCATAGCAGCTGGATTAATTAACCATACTTTTTTCACTATAAAATCCAATTATTAATTGCGGTAATAATGGTCGTAATTTCTTCTTCTGTCATAACCGGACTAATTGGCAAACTTAGTTCCTCATTATGAATTTGTTCTGTTATAGGAAATGACATTTCATTGTACTCCTTATAACATAACTGTTTATGAGGAGGAATTGGATAATGAATTAATGTCTGCACCTCATTGGCTGTAAGATATTGCTGAAGCTCATTTCTATTTTTAGAAAAAATCGGAAATAAATGAAAGACATGACTATTCCAATCTGAAAGCGTTGGTATAACAACTAAAGAATTTTTTATTTCATTCATATACCTGCGAGCAACATGCTTTCTTGCTTCTACATCTCTATCGAGATATTTCAATTTTATATCTAGTACAGCTGCTTGAATTTCATCTAATCGACTATTCAATCCCTTGTACTTGCTTACATATTTTTCACTTGAGCCATAATTAGCTAAAGCCCTAATTGTTTTCGTTAGCTCATCATCATTAGTAGTAACGGCTCCTGCGTCTCCTAAAGCACCTAAATTTTTACCTGGATAAAAACTGTGTCCTGAGGCATCACCAATTGCTCCTGTTTTTATATTACCAAATAAACAACCATGAGCTTGGGCATTATCTTCAATAAGTTTTAAATTATGCTTCTTACATAAATTTCCAATTTTATCAGTATAACTACATCTTCCATAAAGATGCACAATCATAATCGCTTTAGTTTTATCTGAAATAACTTCTTCGATTCTATCATCATCTATCTGAAGTGTTATAGGATCTGGTTCTACAAAAACTGGAATCAAATTGTTATCGGTAATTGCAAGTACTGAAGCAATATAAGTATTTATTGGAACTACTACTTCATCACCTTCATTCATTATACCAAGTTCTATGTAAGCTCTCAGGATAAGTCTTAAAGCATCCAAACCATTTGCTACTCCAATTGTATGCTTTGTGCCTATATATTTAGAATAATTTTTTTCAAATGTACTGTTTGCTTCTCCTTGTAAATACCATCCAGAAGAAATTACTTTATTTATAGCAACTTGAATTTCATTTGAAAATTCATCATTTACTTTTTTTAGATTTAAAAATGGAATCATATTATTTTTCAATTTTTCTTATAAATTTTGCAGGACTTCCTAACCATAGTTCATTATCTGGAACATCTTTTGTAACCAAACTCCCAGCACCAATCATAGCATTTTCTCCAATTGTAACTCCTCCTAAAATTGTAGATGCAGCGCCTATTGAAGCATTTCTCTTGATCAATGTTCTTTGTAATTCAAATGGCATTTTTGCACGTGGATATTTATCATTAGTAAAAGTTACATTTGGACCAATTTGAACATTATCTTCAATAGTTATCCCATCCCAAAGATAGACTCCATTTTTAACCGTTACATTGTTTCCTATCACCACATCATTTTCTATAAAACAATGTGCACAAATATTACAATCGCTGCCAACTTTTGCATTTTTAAGTACCACGACATATTGCCAAATATTTGTACTCTCATGCACTTGTTCACTAATACATTCTGCTAATTTATGTATCATCTATTTTTTATAATTTATAAATTCTTGAAAATCTCTGATATAATCAGACTCATTATACAAATGCGAAGCTAGTACCAAACACACAGAACCTGAAGAAAAATCATCAAGTTCTCTCCAAATACCTGGTACAATTAACAAACCTACATTTGGATTATTTAAAAAGAAAGTTCTTTTAATATGTCCATCATTTAATGTAATGCTAAAACTTCCACTAGCTGCAACAATCAATTGATGTAATTCTTTATGACCATGACCACCTCTACTCTCATTTCCTGGAATATCATACAAATAATATATCCTTTCAATCGGGAACGGAACGCTTTTGTTCTCCTCTATAATAGTTATATTACCAGCTCTATTGTGGATTTTATTCAATTCAATTAAACCACAGCCATAAACAGTACTCTCTTTCATATTAAATTCCCTTTAACTTTAAAAATTGATCATAATCTCTAATATAATCATCATTAGAAAATATTGTTGAACTAGAAACCATAGCCAGCGAATTGGTTGAAAAGTTATTCATTTCTCTCCAAAGTGTTGAAGGAATGTAAAGACCATAATATGATCTATTTAAAGTAAAGGTTTTCTTTTCTTTTCCATCATCAACTATCACGTCAAAACTACCCGATAATGCAATTATGAATTCATGTTGTTCTAAAAATGCATGCCCCCCTCTTGCAAAACCTCCAGGCACATCATAAATCCAATATGTTCTTTTAATTTTAAAAGGAATATGATTGTTTGATTCCAAAAATGACAAGTTACCTCTCTGATCTTCAATTTTCGGAAGATTAATTATTTTGACGTCTTCTAAAAACATATAAAACTAATTATTAATAGTTATCTTTTCTAAATAATCTAATGCGACTTTACTATCAGTTAAAAGTGATGCTGTTTCAATGGCTTTATTTGCTACAAACATTTTATCCTCATAAGACATTTGATTTATCTTTATAAACAAGTCTCTTAATTCCTCTACATTTCTTGCCTCACAAAGAAATCCATTTTCTCCATGTTTTATAACCCCATCTATTCCTTGTCCAATCGTTCCGATAGTAATACATCCTTTGCTCATTGCTTCAACATATACTAAACCAAAAGCTTCAGGTTTACTTACCATTACAAAAACATCCTTCTCGATCATTTTCTTTTGCACTTCATCTCTAGATAATTTACCTAACATAGTAACGCATTGTCCAAGATCAAGTTCTACAATTTTCTGTGAAATCTTTTCCTTCAACATTCCTTCTCCAAGTATTTCTAAAGTGAAATTTCGATCCGGAAATGCCAAATTTACAGCTTCCAATAAAATATCAATATTTTTTAAAGGTATTAGCATTCCTACAAAACAAATTGAAATTTTATTTCCTTTAAATTTTGTTTTTGGCGTTTCTGATAAAATATAATTTTCAGGAATTCCAGATGGGCAAATAAAAACATTGTTTCTTTCCCCAAATAACCTTAAAAAATTGTTTTTCATTTCTTCAAAACGAAATCCTACATAATCTAAATTATTTAACAACTGTTTCGCACTTGAACCAAATAAATCAGAAATTACTTTTGGGTTTTCATGTAATACTAATGAGGTTCTTACATTTGGATAATATTTCTTAAGCTCAGTAATTAATGGCAATTGCGGATTTACAAAATGCGAAATAATTACATCTGGCATAAATTTTTTATTCAGATTATCATCGTGAATAATCTTAGCTTGTTTTTTTATGGTACTATTAAAAAACTTAAAATGAGGAAATATTTTAAAAATAGGCTGACTTATAACATTAATATCCTCATGAGTAAATTCAACTCTTTTATTTAATCGAACAAAAGGTATAAAATCTGTTTGGAAGATTTTCTTCAAAAGTGTCTGGAAAATTTTTGCAAAAAAATAGAAGAAACGAGGAAAAACTGATCTAAAATGGACAACACGAACCTCATGTCCTTGTTGAACCCATTCTTTTGCATAGTAATGTACAACTGGAGTATCAAAAGTACTATTGGGGTTAGGGTATTCAGATGTTAATATTAGTAATTTCATTTTTCACTTATCATTTTATTACAGAAAAAATAGAATAAAGGATTTAAAAAATCTATATTTTTTTCCATACCATTTTATTAATTATACCAGTATAACTTTGAATAAGTTTAATCACCTTAATTGATACATTTTCGTCTACATAAGCGCTAACTACACTTGATTTCTCTTCATTTTTATTCATTTCAACGGCTACATTAACAGCTTGCATAATTTGTTCAGATGTTATAGAACCAATTGTAAATACTCCTTTTTCTATTGCTTCTGGCCTTTCAGTTGAAGTTCGTATTGAAACCGCAGGAAAGCCAAAGTATGCACTTTCTTCTGGTAATGTTCCACTATCCGAAACTACGCAAAAAGCATTTTGTTGAAGTTTATTATAATCATAAAAACCCAATGGTTCATTCAAAATAACATTCTGATGAAATTTGAATCCAATTCTTTCAATATTCTTTTTTGAACGTGGGTGGCAACTGTATAATATTGGAAATTTATATTCTTCTGCCATTGCATTGATTGAATTCATAAGAGAATAAAAATTACTTTCAATATCTATATTTTCTTCTCTATGAGCAGAAAGCAAAATATATTTTCCAGCTTCTAATTTTAGGTCTTCTAATACAGAACTATCGTTAATTTCTTTAATACTATCACTAAGTATTTCTGCCATTGGTGAGCCGACTACATGAGTATATTCAGATTTTACACCAGATTCTAGAATATAACGTCTTGCATGTTCTGAGTAACATAAATTGACATCGCTAGTAACATCAACAATTCTTCGAATAACCTCTTCTGGCAAATTTTCATCCTTGCAACGATTTCCAGCTTCCATATGAAAGATTGGAATTTTAAGTCGTTTGGCAGAAATTACACTTAAACATGAATTAGTATCACCCAAAACAATAACAGCATCGGGCTTAACTTCATTAAGCAACTCATAAGACTTTGCAATTACGTTCCCCATTGTTTGTCCTAGATTTTCTCCAACAACGCCAAGATAATGATCCGGTTCTCTTAAACCTAAATCTTTAAAAAAAACTTCATTTAATGAATAATCGTAATTTTGTCCTGTATGGACTAAAATGTGGTCAAAATATTTGTCACTCTTTTTTATTATTGATGACATTTTAATTATCTCAGGACGAGTTCCAACAATCGTCATAAGTTTTAGTTTTTTCATATTGCTTAATTAAAATATGTTATAATGTGGGTACATTTCTTTATGATTTTTAATCCAATCTGCTAATTCAGCAATCATTGTTTCATAATCAGGAATTAAATAATCAAATTCAAACTTAGTACGTTTGAGAGATTTGTCTGCCAAAATTCCTTCAACGGGATTTATATC encodes the following:
- a CDS encoding GNAT family N-acetyltransferase, with the translated sequence MKIRDLNISDVKKIAEVHEKSFKDFFLTSLGRQFLETYYAASINNNTSIGIGLFDNEEKLCGFATGTSKSLGYHKTLLFQNSFLFFKSLLFVSLSRPKVIFRLFKNINKKSDKKDDKQYAELLSIAMLPDLKGSGYGKILLDEFEKKAKCHSASKIALTTDYNNNDNVVKFYNKSGYEVYYDFIAYPNRHMYKLIKKLDETNN
- a CDS encoding WxcM-like domain-containing protein — translated: MKQIKLPHLIKGGIHRDERGQISFVNDFKFDIIERFYIICNSDEYPLRGWQGHKIDNKFFYCVHGKVRVHFVKIDNWESPSKDLQIDNILLTPDESNILHIPEGYANAIEFLESNSKLISFTTLPLTNVEEDSVRYPSNYWLINE
- a CDS encoding glycosyltransferase family 4 protein, coding for MKKVWLINPAAMPPKYEARIQTLKRAQYLRLNGYDVTIISGSFLHNTNINLIEDKSPYKFAEYENGQKFIHIRTSNYNSNGLIRIYSILQFYFRLWWFTSRFEKPDFISHIAAVPFGNITYFVAKKVKAKFIVDIVDLWPESFVAYGLVSKKNPLVKLAYWAENWLYKKANLLIFSMEGGKDYIKERKWDIDQGGKIDIDRVHYINNGVDLEDFDYNKVNYKIADDDLENDHVFKVVYIGSIRLANNVMQLVEAAQHLKDVTDIKFLIYGDGEDRLTLEQYCKDNQIENVVFKQKWVELKYVPYILSKSSLNILNYKPSSILRYGGSQSKSFQYMASGKPICANVEMSYCPIKKFNIGIAKEFKNSKEYADAILSFYKMDKSEYHAICVNARNASQNYDYKLLTERYIELISQI
- a CDS encoding N-acetyl sugar amidotransferase, with the protein product MNTVKVCSRCIMDETAKEITFDNDGVCNFCHNYDNVLVNDVHTDKGGEEKLEKLIEEIKRKGKNSRYDCLIGLSGGVDSSYVAYIIKKKYGLRAFAIHLDNGWNTELAVANVEQIVKRLDIDLDTCVLDWKEFRDIQTSFLKSSISNIEIPTDHAIWALLIKTAAKMKIPYIIAGNNVVTESIMPESWLYGSKDSKLIKSLHRQFGKVKMKTYPSLSTLDYVDYLLVRGIRWVPILNYIPYNKAEAKQTLIDELGWQDYGGKHYESIFTRFFHAFYLPVKFGYDLRKSYLSALVCSGQISRDEALAEISKPPAPKDMLDQDRDYVIKKLGLSEDEFDVIMKSPNKTYVDYPNNESLWKRFHSVIRIARNYIIRVG
- a CDS encoding AglZ/HisF2 family acetamidino modification protein produces the protein MLRTRIIPILLLNDGGLVKTVKFSKDRYIGDPINAVRIFNKKEVDELVLLDIGASRNGTPPNFIEIKEIVSEAFMPVGYGGGISKMGHIEQLFNIGVEKVILNSVIFENKELIEEAIKIYGSQSIVASIDVKKDIWGSYKIYSNSGKKKQNISLDSCIRLIQEIGFGELVINNIDKDGTMQGYDLDLIGKVTAMLDIPVVSVGGAGTITDFIKAIKAGVSAVAAGSMFVFQGVHRAVLISYITADQLEQELKE
- a CDS encoding sugar transferase, translated to MKRIIDFLFSLIGLIILIIPFTLIGLLIKIKMPGPVFFIQIRVGKEGKPFKLFKFRTMSVASGKTNGSFDAGDSSRITPLGRILRKTKLDELPQLINVLIGDMSLVGPRPEVQQWTQIFPDQWEIVHRMRPGITDNASIMFRNEEEILANSQNPTLTYKEEILPKKLRMYIDYVENHSILIDAKIILTTIKEIIVK
- the hisH gene encoding imidazole glycerol phosphate synthase subunit HisH encodes the protein MEYKNQKVVIIDYGMGNIGSIDNMLKYLGVKAIISSEPNVILDADKIILPGVGHFDRAMTNIKELGLMDVLKEMALVKKKPFLGICLGMQIMCESSEEGSLPGLSFINAEVKKFDFGTDSKLKVPHMGWNRIHVNKPSDILEGLDDDSRFYFVHSYFVKCQNEIDILTKTTYGFDFVSSFQVDNLIGAQFHPEKSHRFGVSLFKNFLEKY
- a CDS encoding DegT/DnrJ/EryC1/StrS family aminotransferase, with the protein product MSTITKIPFSKIFIGDSERKYLNEVLDSGWLTTAGKTLEFEKKFADFIGAKYACAVNSCTAALHLGIDALGIKAGDKVLIPSMTFAATGEVVRYIGAEIIPIDTEYGTNLITPEILEKALEKHKDIKLLIVVHYGGQAAQIKELIEICNRHGIKIMEDAAHAFPTRKDGQLVGNFGDITCFSFYANKTITTGEGGMLVTNDENIYKRVKTMRLHGINRDIWDRFTSKTPSWEYDVIDAGYKYNMPDLAAAIGLGQLEKAELFRSERQKAVEFYYEKLKDLSMIDLPICNDKLEDHAWHLFPIVLNEKSSISRNEFIEKMSEQGVGTSVHYKPIHQLSYYKERYNLIKEDYPNAELTWSGNVSLPLYPYMTNEELQYIVDTVKNILT
- a CDS encoding DegT/DnrJ/EryC1/StrS family aminotransferase, translated to MNERIYLSLCQESGFEKEYIAKALTTQWITTGGSNVDEFENVLENYLGEKSFVSALNSGTSAIHLALILLGVDKDDEVICQSMTFSASANPILYQKATPVFVDSESDTWNICPQQLELAIKDRIRKGKKPKAIIAVHLYGNPYKVDEIHAIADKYSIPVIEDSAEALGSSYKGRKCGTFGDLSIFSFNGNKIITTSSGGALVTRNLSQKKKAIFYSTQAKDPAAHYQHSEIGYNYRMSNICAGVGLGQIKVLNENILRRKENHKFYNEIFDQIEDVELLQVFNEDYQSIYWLNAILILPQSRKRTEDLRIELDKENIESRPLWKPMHLQPIFEKYPYYGGEVAENLFKMGLCLPSGSNLTREEKKRIKKVIFNFFKK